One window of the Rufibacter radiotolerans genome contains the following:
- a CDS encoding tellurite resistance TerB family protein yields MAEETTTLLKDYTDQEKGAYLGALATIASADGNVSEEEISFLGLLGEAAELSQNLQEEVVSIAKNPSQISLQRCLDVLKGSPLRFSFITDIISFAKSDGEYSQEEQKRIAEVGNYLGIDQNQFSILDQFVDTANQAQEKGEDPTSQSFLNKSGFGDMFKKAGISPGMVAGMLGVLAPMVISGMMNRRRSSGMGGGMMGGGMGSMGGGMGGLLGGLLGGAMGGGMMGGRGGLFGNGRSGGLGSMASILGGLGGRRGYGGGLGGGGLGGLLGGLLGGGRRGGGTGW; encoded by the coding sequence ATGGCTGAAGAAACCACCACCTTGCTAAAAGACTATACAGATCAGGAAAAAGGCGCGTACCTGGGCGCCCTGGCCACCATTGCCTCAGCAGACGGAAATGTGTCTGAGGAAGAGATCTCCTTTCTGGGCCTTTTAGGCGAAGCCGCCGAGCTTTCCCAGAACCTACAGGAAGAAGTTGTCTCTATTGCCAAGAACCCCTCGCAGATTAGCCTGCAGCGTTGCCTTGACGTGCTCAAGGGCAGTCCGCTCCGGTTTTCCTTTATTACAGATATCATCAGCTTCGCCAAATCAGACGGCGAATACTCGCAGGAAGAGCAAAAACGCATAGCCGAAGTAGGAAACTACCTGGGCATTGATCAAAATCAGTTTAGTATCCTGGACCAGTTTGTAGACACGGCTAACCAGGCCCAGGAGAAAGGCGAAGACCCTACTTCCCAATCGTTCCTCAACAAAAGCGGCTTTGGCGATATGTTCAAGAAAGCCGGCATCTCGCCGGGCATGGTAGCCGGTATGCTGGGCGTTCTAGCGCCCATGGTGATTAGCGGCATGATGAACCGCCGCAGAAGCTCAGGCATGGGTGGCGGCATGATGGGCGGTGGCATGGGTTCCATGGGCGGCGGAATGGGTGGCCTTCTGGGCGGTCTGTTAGGCGGCGCCATGGGCGGAGGCATGATGGGCGGCAGGGGCGGCCTGTTCGGGAACGGACGGTCGGGCGGCCTGGGCTCTATGGCCTCAATTTTAGGCGGTCTTGGCGGCCGGCGCGGCTATGGCGGCGGACTGGGCGGCGGTGGCCTTGGCGGACTGCTAGGTGGCCTTCTGGGTGGTGGCCGAAGAGGCGGCGGTACCGGCTGGTAA
- a CDS encoding helix-turn-helix transcriptional regulator: MDSESLNRFDRIVAMLHHLQSGRTVKAQELADRFQVSLRTVYRDIRSLEASGVPVTGEAGVGYSLLEGYRLPPVMFTHEEAGSFVAAEKLMQKFSDKALGAHFESAMYKVKSVLRGSAKERVATLEAQIWVDASTQLFNQHTPHALDVLLDSMAEKKQVAMQYQAFSSEEPTERLIEPVGLFHENNFWYIMGYCHLRADYRQFRTDRMLQIKLTDRPFSREHGPLSDYRKPKAPSEKVKVVLRVEKQFAKYIQTSRTYYGFTSEKPDGDSIEMTFMTESQCEGFARWYLMFGDCAQILEPESLKEQVSGIIAKVQTTLQATPEHALA, translated from the coding sequence ATGGACAGTGAATCTCTCAACCGTTTTGACCGCATTGTAGCCATGCTGCACCATCTGCAGTCGGGCCGTACGGTCAAAGCCCAGGAACTCGCCGACCGTTTTCAGGTGAGCCTGCGCACAGTATACCGAGACATCCGGTCGTTGGAGGCCTCGGGCGTGCCCGTCACCGGCGAGGCGGGCGTAGGTTACTCTTTGCTGGAAGGCTACCGCTTGCCGCCGGTCATGTTCACGCATGAAGAAGCCGGCAGTTTTGTGGCCGCAGAGAAGTTGATGCAGAAGTTCAGCGACAAAGCCTTGGGCGCACATTTTGAGTCTGCCATGTACAAGGTGAAGTCTGTATTGCGGGGCAGTGCCAAAGAGCGCGTAGCTACTTTAGAGGCCCAGATCTGGGTAGACGCCTCTACCCAGCTGTTCAACCAGCACACGCCCCACGCCCTGGACGTGCTCCTGGACAGCATGGCCGAGAAGAAGCAGGTAGCCATGCAGTACCAGGCCTTCAGTTCTGAAGAACCCACCGAGCGCCTCATAGAGCCCGTGGGCCTGTTCCACGAAAACAATTTCTGGTACATCATGGGCTATTGTCACCTGCGTGCAGATTACCGCCAGTTCAGGACGGACCGCATGCTCCAGATAAAACTAACGGACCGCCCCTTCAGCAGAGAGCACGGTCCGTTATCTGATTATAGAAAGCCCAAAGCCCCCTCTGAGAAAGTAAAAGTAGTCTTGCGGGTAGAAAAGCAGTTTGCCAAGTACATTCAGACCAGCCGCACCTATTACGGCTTTACCTCTGAAAAACCAGACGGCGATTCCATTGAGATGACCTTTATGACCGAGTCCCAGTGCGAGGGCTTTGCCAGGTGGTACCTCATGTTTGGGGACTGCGCCCAGATACTGGAGCCTGAAAGTTTGAAGGAGCAGGTAAGCGGCATCATTGCCAAGGTGCAGACCACTTTACAAGCAACACCTGAACACGCTTTGGCTTAG
- a CDS encoding DinB family protein, whose product METMTSTTSVISSQDLLAHWQGHRALTRRVIEAFPEKELVEFSIGGMRPFAQIVKELLALAAPGVKQIADGTVPQLDLEIAEAINKEMILALWDEATTAINQYWSMIPDERFQEKIMAFGAYEGTVISTVLYYIDNEIHHRGQGYVYLRALGVTPPDFYER is encoded by the coding sequence ATGGAAACTATGACATCCACCACTTCCGTTATTTCCTCCCAAGACTTGCTGGCACACTGGCAAGGACACCGTGCCCTTACACGCAGAGTCATTGAAGCGTTCCCAGAGAAAGAGCTGGTTGAGTTTTCAATTGGCGGCATGCGGCCGTTCGCCCAGATAGTGAAGGAACTATTGGCCTTAGCGGCGCCGGGTGTAAAGCAAATAGCAGATGGCACCGTGCCGCAACTAGACCTGGAGATCGCCGAAGCCATCAACAAAGAAATGATTCTGGCCCTGTGGGACGAAGCCACCACGGCCATCAATCAGTATTGGTCAATGATTCCAGACGAAAGATTCCAGGAGAAGATCATGGCTTTTGGCGCATATGAGGGAACCGTGATCTCAACCGTACTCTATTACATAGACAATGAGATTCACCACCGCGGACAGGGCTACGTGTACCTGCGGGCGCTGGGGGTTACACCACCTGATTTCTATGAAAGATAA
- a CDS encoding serine hydrolase domain-containing protein, producing MKRTLHRFLPFLLAGLLACQTNSGTTSQTATSNAKVYYPGSGDYWETRKPEQVGMDAELLAQAVAYAQTQETKRPKDFSDQEQIFGKLLGAIPKDRASTNGIILKNGYIVAEWGDTKAVDPTYSIAKSFLSTILGITIDKGMIKDVHDPVANYIKDGGYDAEHNRKITWHHHAQQTSEWEGELFGKSHTFVDKEEFGSGERKPRELKEPGTFYEYNDVRINRLSLSLLRLWKKPLPEVLREQIMNPIGASNTWKYLPYKNSYVDVDGKQMPSVSGGTRWGGGLWINTRDEARFGYLFLRNGRWKDKQLVSEKWVKQATTPGPIGPDYGYLWWLNTQKKQWPSAPATSYAALGAGSNTIWVDPEHDLVVVWRWHQTNGDEFFKRILAAVK from the coding sequence ATGAAAAGAACCCTCCACCGCTTCCTGCCTTTCCTGCTAGCAGGATTACTAGCCTGCCAAACCAATTCCGGTACTACTTCCCAAACCGCCACTTCCAATGCCAAAGTCTACTACCCGGGCTCCGGCGATTACTGGGAAACCCGCAAGCCTGAGCAAGTGGGCATGGATGCCGAACTGCTGGCCCAGGCGGTGGCCTACGCCCAGACCCAGGAAACCAAGCGGCCCAAAGACTTCTCTGACCAGGAGCAGATCTTCGGGAAGCTGCTGGGGGCTATCCCGAAGGACCGCGCCAGTACCAACGGCATCATCTTAAAGAACGGCTACATTGTAGCTGAGTGGGGCGACACCAAGGCCGTAGACCCTACCTACAGTATCGCGAAGAGTTTTCTGTCTACCATTCTGGGCATCACCATAGACAAGGGCATGATTAAAGATGTGCATGACCCGGTGGCTAACTACATTAAAGACGGCGGCTATGACGCTGAGCACAACAGGAAAATTACCTGGCACCACCACGCCCAGCAAACCAGCGAGTGGGAGGGAGAGCTGTTCGGCAAGAGCCACACCTTTGTGGACAAAGAGGAATTTGGCAGCGGCGAGCGCAAACCGCGCGAACTGAAAGAACCGGGCACCTTCTATGAATACAATGACGTGCGCATTAACCGGCTGTCGCTTTCGTTACTTCGGCTCTGGAAGAAGCCCCTGCCCGAGGTGCTGCGTGAGCAGATCATGAACCCCATTGGCGCTTCCAACACCTGGAAATACCTGCCCTACAAAAACTCTTATGTAGACGTAGACGGCAAGCAGATGCCCAGCGTGAGCGGCGGTACCCGCTGGGGCGGCGGCCTCTGGATCAATACCCGCGACGAGGCCCGCTTTGGCTACCTGTTCCTGCGCAACGGCCGCTGGAAAGATAAGCAGCTGGTCTCTGAGAAATGGGTGAAACAGGCCACCACGCCCGGCCCCATCGGCCCCGACTACGGCTACCTCTGGTGGCTGAACACCCAGAAAAAACAATGGCCCAGCGCCCCGGCCACCAGTTATGCCGCATTGGGCGCCGGCTCCAACACCATTTGGGTAGACCCCGAACATGACCTGGTAGTAGTGTGGCGCTGGCACCAGACCAACGGCGATGAGTTCTTTAAGCGTATTCTGGCGGCGGTTAAGTAG
- a CDS encoding ATP-binding protein yields the protein MTIKELRIHTEQTVVNLRDHGKFPKENNLYDYKLELNFYGLTDPLEIFIRNFAKDILSFSNGNGGIILLGIKEDKASGILEDIGLDINNCDLLSKIDLSYVSQKFEKICKVGLDLDLQVFQLGTRKFYSLLIEKQNNVLIPVNDFPDYKLKKGDITYRASGKNETANHSAQEFNRFLQIKANEKNKEFMEIWSKLLPEMFDINPREVLIINPKHNKVYGFNGKDNVLSSSDIEIDKSESGVFNIILNAISAGEIGKISDDEGKPLYKIVGEVKSLAPRDFIYLITLEKQAKEKSIYKFTNQQLKAAICHLGWVNSATFKVENPPEGTVIESFSNYIWIETLDSRKRIVFSEQCIDVILEVMHNSELHMPLFNKMLDLKNNTEPTG from the coding sequence ATGACAATCAAAGAACTAAGGATTCATACAGAACAAACTGTAGTCAATTTGAGAGACCATGGCAAGTTTCCTAAAGAAAATAATCTTTATGATTATAAACTGGAGCTGAATTTTTATGGACTAACAGACCCTTTAGAAATTTTTATAAGAAACTTTGCAAAAGATATTTTATCGTTTTCAAATGGAAATGGAGGTATCATCCTTTTAGGTATAAAAGAAGATAAGGCCTCTGGGATATTAGAAGATATTGGACTAGATATAAATAATTGTGACCTACTTAGTAAAATTGATTTAAGTTATGTGTCACAAAAATTTGAAAAGATTTGCAAGGTTGGATTGGACTTAGATTTACAGGTATTTCAGTTAGGAACTCGAAAGTTTTATTCACTTTTGATAGAAAAGCAAAATAATGTTCTTATTCCTGTCAATGATTTCCCAGATTATAAATTGAAAAAAGGAGATATTACATATCGGGCCTCAGGGAAAAATGAGACGGCAAATCATTCAGCTCAAGAGTTTAATCGATTCCTCCAGATTAAAGCTAATGAGAAAAATAAGGAATTTATGGAGATTTGGTCAAAACTATTGCCTGAAATGTTTGATATAAATCCTAGAGAAGTTTTAATTATAAATCCAAAGCATAATAAGGTTTATGGATTTAATGGGAAAGATAATGTTTTATCAAGCAGTGATATTGAAATCGACAAGTCTGAAAGTGGAGTTTTTAATATTATCTTAAATGCTATTTCAGCGGGGGAAATTGGTAAAATATCTGATGACGAGGGTAAGCCCTTGTATAAAATTGTGGGTGAAGTAAAAAGCCTTGCTCCTCGTGATTTCATTTACCTTATAACATTAGAAAAACAAGCTAAAGAAAAAAGCATATATAAGTTTACGAATCAACAACTAAAAGCTGCTATTTGTCATTTAGGGTGGGTTAATTCTGCTACTTTTAAAGTTGAGAACCCACCTGAAGGAACAGTTATTGAGAGCTTTAGCAACTATATATGGATTGAAACGCTTGATTCTAGAAAAAGAATCGTATTCTCAGAACAATGTATAGATGTGATTCTAGAAGTCATGCATAACTCTGAACTGCATATGCCACTATTTAATAAAATGCTTGATTTGAAAAATAATACAGAACCTACCGGTTAG
- a CDS encoding AsmA family protein: MELRKKVARYLLGAVAGIFLLMLLVVGVLYFYQDKIIQLFLAEANQHIKTKVAVEKIEVTWWEQFPQIAISLQNVEITEAVPGSTRPLAKLKKIYSTFALWDLLGGSYQIREIHLEDGTVDVRVLPNGDVNYHFFQAADTTQGGKLSFDLQHLGLKRVHLVYADEHRSQRYEVQAHNLTAALEVEEPVITIKAKGDAFIHSLNVQGGEFLKQKEITLASQLAIHIQRKQISVQPSDIQIGKAVYQVGGEISFGKQTVLNMTAKGKNTDVQSVLALLPPRFTRQLAQYRSNGDIYFEGTVKGEVSSRRSPFIDIFFGARGASFYHPDYKEKLEALTLEGRFTNGVQHSSHTSLLELRNIKGKLRGKPFSGQVLYKNFADPYLQVQLKADVDVAHVLGLFPVAEIRSGSGQMQVELAFAGNIRAFKSNPSGAAIKADGEAVLRQVNLQFRKHPTAFRGLNGTFILRKNDVAVSDFSGRLGDSDFLVNGYFKNVLAWAFLKGQHLRIEADVTSRSMNLDQILAASEKVAAVTAQEEGKSAKSSAYAFNMPARLELDLNASIGRVQFRRFRGKQLHGQIRLKDKVLSTPNFALQAAGGSFKVRGSMDARNPRIKVSSTATLTDIKVDTLFYVFENFGQTFITQRHLHGDLSAQIDSDIYLDRQLTPLTNLVQAEIKMNLRNGQLLDFAPMQKLSAFIDRRELSNLRFSEIRNNFYIQGRTVYIPEMEIKSSATRLSSISVSGTHTFDQEMDYRVRIPLGRGPTKRDKDERFGVVAASTAPNPNLFLTIKGREGNFKVAYDQEKVKTKVAADLKQEKQELKQLIQQGGKKEEKKTVKPSTEYFDF, translated from the coding sequence GTGGAGCTAAGAAAAAAGGTGGCGCGGTACCTCTTGGGGGCGGTGGCCGGAATTTTTTTGTTGATGTTGTTGGTGGTGGGGGTGCTTTACTTCTATCAGGATAAAATTATCCAGCTTTTTCTGGCCGAGGCCAACCAGCATATCAAAACCAAGGTAGCGGTTGAGAAGATTGAAGTCACGTGGTGGGAGCAGTTTCCGCAGATAGCCATAAGCCTACAGAACGTAGAGATCACAGAGGCAGTGCCGGGCAGCACCCGGCCGCTGGCCAAACTCAAGAAGATCTACAGCACCTTCGCCCTCTGGGACCTTTTGGGCGGCTCTTACCAGATACGCGAGATTCATTTGGAAGACGGAACCGTAGACGTGCGGGTATTGCCTAACGGAGACGTCAATTACCATTTCTTCCAGGCCGCAGACACCACCCAGGGCGGCAAGCTGAGCTTTGACCTACAGCACCTAGGCCTGAAGCGCGTTCATTTAGTCTACGCAGACGAGCACCGCAGCCAGCGGTATGAGGTGCAGGCGCATAACCTGACCGCCGCGCTGGAGGTAGAGGAACCGGTTATCACCATTAAAGCCAAAGGCGATGCCTTTATCCATAGCCTGAACGTGCAGGGCGGCGAGTTCCTGAAACAAAAGGAAATCACGTTGGCCAGTCAGTTGGCCATTCATATCCAGCGCAAGCAGATCTCGGTGCAGCCCTCAGACATACAGATTGGCAAGGCGGTATACCAGGTGGGCGGCGAGATCTCCTTCGGGAAGCAGACCGTGCTCAACATGACGGCCAAGGGCAAAAACACAGATGTGCAGTCTGTGCTGGCCTTGCTGCCGCCGCGGTTCACCAGGCAGCTGGCCCAGTACCGCAGCAACGGCGACATCTATTTTGAGGGGACCGTGAAAGGGGAGGTCTCTTCGAGGCGGAGCCCGTTTATAGACATCTTCTTCGGGGCCAGGGGCGCTTCTTTTTACCATCCAGACTACAAGGAGAAATTGGAAGCGCTGACCCTGGAGGGCCGTTTTACCAATGGAGTGCAGCATAGCAGCCATACCTCTTTGCTGGAGTTGCGCAACATCAAGGGCAAACTGCGGGGCAAGCCTTTCTCAGGGCAGGTGCTGTACAAGAACTTCGCGGACCCCTACCTGCAGGTGCAACTGAAAGCCGATGTGGACGTGGCGCATGTGCTGGGCCTTTTCCCGGTAGCGGAGATCAGGAGCGGAAGCGGGCAGATGCAGGTAGAGCTGGCCTTTGCCGGCAACATACGCGCGTTCAAAAGCAACCCCAGCGGCGCGGCCATCAAAGCCGATGGGGAGGCCGTGTTGCGGCAAGTGAACTTGCAGTTCAGGAAACACCCTACGGCGTTCAGAGGGTTAAACGGCACATTTATTCTCCGGAAAAATGACGTGGCGGTCTCAGACTTCTCGGGCCGCCTGGGCGACTCAGACTTTCTGGTGAACGGGTACTTTAAAAACGTGCTGGCCTGGGCATTTTTGAAAGGGCAGCATTTACGCATAGAGGCAGACGTGACCTCGCGGTCCATGAACCTGGACCAGATCCTGGCGGCCTCAGAGAAAGTAGCAGCCGTAACAGCGCAAGAAGAAGGAAAATCTGCAAAGTCCTCGGCTTATGCCTTTAATATGCCGGCCCGGCTGGAGCTTGACCTGAACGCCTCTATAGGCCGGGTGCAGTTCCGGCGGTTCAGGGGTAAGCAGTTGCACGGGCAGATTAGATTGAAAGATAAAGTGCTCTCTACCCCTAACTTTGCGCTTCAGGCCGCAGGCGGAAGCTTTAAGGTGCGGGGTAGCATGGATGCCAGAAACCCACGCATTAAGGTCAGTTCCACGGCCACCTTAACAGACATAAAAGTAGACACGCTTTTCTACGTGTTTGAGAATTTCGGCCAGACCTTTATCACCCAGCGCCACCTGCACGGCGACCTGTCGGCGCAGATAGACTCAGATATTTACCTGGACCGCCAGCTTACCCCGCTCACCAACCTGGTGCAGGCCGAAATAAAGATGAACCTGCGTAACGGGCAGCTGCTGGACTTCGCGCCTATGCAGAAACTAAGCGCCTTTATTGACCGCCGCGAACTGTCTAACCTGCGTTTCTCAGAGATCAGAAACAATTTCTACATACAGGGCCGTACGGTGTATATTCCAGAGATGGAGATCAAGTCAAGCGCCACCCGTCTCTCTTCCATCTCGGTGTCGGGTACGCACACCTTTGACCAGGAAATGGATTACCGCGTGCGCATTCCGCTAGGCCGGGGCCCCACTAAGCGCGACAAAGACGAACGCTTTGGCGTGGTGGCCGCGTCTACTGCCCCTAACCCCAACCTGTTCCTGACCATTAAAGGCCGCGAAGGAAACTTCAAGGTAGCTTATGACCAGGAGAAAGTGAAAACCAAGGTGGCTGCCGATTTGAAACAGGAAAAGCAGGAACTGAAACAGTTGATTCAGCAGGGCGGCAAGAAGGAAGAGAAGAAAACGGTGAAGCCCTCTACCGAGTATTTTGATTTTTAG